A region of Streptomyces paludis DNA encodes the following proteins:
- a CDS encoding DUF6230 family protein has product MATSEHTGGESPERPAPRGRVRLRKAAYMGVPAFAVAATLVALTAQGAIAAQFAISGMPFVVAADRLEADGFEQFGALDHMAPNSPNAGDTGGQVLVVVSAIKEAKLTKLCQSVELGGTFLHITAGDKGTPVTATDLTTDSTVLTGGDARFTNIEIGGDSSEFNKANVPGAKGGLGVFGQQADTVVIDKLRQTNWATTAAKFRLPNLHLRFSSKGC; this is encoded by the coding sequence ATGGCCACGTCCGAACACACCGGCGGTGAATCGCCCGAGAGACCCGCACCGCGGGGAAGGGTACGGCTGCGCAAGGCGGCGTACATGGGAGTTCCCGCCTTCGCCGTGGCGGCCACCCTCGTGGCGCTCACCGCGCAGGGGGCCATCGCCGCCCAGTTCGCCATCTCCGGCATGCCGTTCGTCGTCGCCGCGGACCGTCTGGAGGCGGACGGGTTCGAGCAGTTCGGCGCGCTGGACCACATGGCGCCGAACAGCCCCAACGCGGGGGACACCGGCGGCCAGGTCCTCGTCGTGGTCTCCGCCATCAAGGAGGCGAAGCTCACCAAGCTCTGCCAGAGCGTTGAACTCGGCGGCACGTTCCTGCACATCACCGCGGGCGACAAGGGCACCCCCGTCACCGCGACCGACCTCACCACCGACTCCACCGTGCTCACCGGCGGCGACGCCCGCTTCACGAACATCGAGATCGGTGGCGACTCGAGCGAGTTCAACAAGGCGAACGTCCCGGGGGCCAAGGGCGGGCTCGGGGTCTTCGGCCAGCAGGCCGACACGGTCGTCATCGACAAGCTGCGGCAGACCAACTGGGCCACCACGGCGGCCAAGTTCAGGCTGCCCAACCTCCATCTCCGTTTCAGTTCGAAGGGCTGCTGA
- a CDS encoding MarR family winged helix-turn-helix transcriptional regulator — MPDTAGSAVPDAAPDATAPQGAVAKLEMTLASLAYLLTRARAHDERISRAGVSARRSDVHLLLALDAHDGVGRVGDLADRLMVEPSHVTRQIARLQSQGLVERTADPLDGRARRVAITEAGTALLTRLRHANRAAIQRALTGFDEADIATAAAVLQRLMDGYARQVEATGPQFTD; from the coding sequence ATGCCGGACACCGCCGGATCCGCCGTACCGGACGCCGCCCCCGACGCCACCGCGCCCCAAGGGGCCGTCGCGAAGCTGGAGATGACGCTGGCCTCGCTGGCCTATCTGCTCACCCGCGCCCGGGCGCACGACGAACGGATCTCCCGGGCGGGGGTCAGCGCGCGCCGCTCGGACGTGCATCTGCTGCTCGCCCTGGACGCGCACGACGGGGTGGGCCGGGTGGGCGATCTCGCGGACCGGCTGATGGTGGAGCCCTCCCATGTCACCCGGCAGATCGCGCGGCTTCAGTCACAGGGGCTGGTCGAGCGCACAGCGGACCCGCTCGACGGCCGGGCGCGCCGGGTGGCGATCACGGAGGCCGGCACGGCGCTGCTCACCAGGCTGCGCCATGCCAACCGGGCCGCGATCCAGCGGGCGCTGACGGGATTCGACGAGGCGGACATCGCCACCGCGGCCGCCGTGCTCCAGCGGCTGATGGACGGCTACGCCCGCCAGGTCGAAGCCACCGGGCCTCAGTTCACCGACTGA
- a CDS encoding DUF6114 domain-containing protein, whose product MASAAQGSPAGAAVPAGEPRRPRGFAAWRSRRPFWGGLLLLLGGGEILLTEQASISVMLHAGAGGIAAYVLPLVMVVCGVLIITNPEQRLFYSIVGVLFSLGSWVTSNLGGFFVGLLLGVIGSSMAFGWLPDQEPRQWRRRKAGKDQLSGEDQPTGKDQPTATDQSVN is encoded by the coding sequence GTGGCCTCCGCCGCGCAGGGCTCCCCGGCCGGGGCGGCTGTCCCGGCCGGGGAGCCCCGGCGGCCGCGCGGCTTCGCCGCCTGGCGCAGCCGCCGGCCCTTCTGGGGCGGGCTCCTGCTGCTGCTCGGCGGCGGCGAGATCCTGCTGACCGAGCAGGCGTCCATCTCCGTCATGCTGCACGCGGGGGCCGGTGGCATCGCCGCGTATGTGCTGCCGCTGGTGATGGTGGTGTGCGGGGTGCTGATCATCACCAACCCCGAGCAGCGGCTGTTCTACTCGATCGTCGGGGTGCTGTTCTCGCTCGGCAGCTGGGTCACCTCGAACCTGGGCGGCTTCTTCGTCGGTCTGCTGCTCGGTGTCATCGGCTCGTCCATGGCCTTCGGCTGGCTGCCCGACCAGGAGCCGCGCCAGTGGCGGCGGCGGAAGGCAGGTAAGGATCAGCTGTCCGGCGAGGATCAGCCGACCGGTAAGGATCAGCCGACTGCCACGGATCAGTCGGTGAACTGA